Below is a window of Rhodamnia argentea isolate NSW1041297 chromosome 11, ASM2092103v1, whole genome shotgun sequence DNA.
ACCTATTAAAGATAGAGACACCAGTCTTATGCAAACAAAACCACAGAGCAAAAAGTAGCAGTATGTTAGCCACAAAAAACAAATGGTGTGGCAATTGCCCAGATCACAGATCCTTTGGGAACCCTTTAGCAAAACCAGATACTTCActctaaaaaagtaaaaatttgagcCAACAGAAAATGATTCAAATTTACACGGTCTTAAAAGACCTTACCTTTGACtccaaaagagaaatttctGATCTAAGTCGATCATTCTCCCTTTCAAGTGATTTTATCCTTCTTGCTTCATTATTGAGCCTCTCATTTAGTAACTTAATCTCCTCTTTTTGCTGATTATTAGCTTCCTTTTGTTCATTTAAATTGctctccatttctttgatacAGCATTCCTTCTTGGCAAGAGACAACTGCAACTCCTGTTCCATATGAACATAAAGGATCATCGGGATATGTGCCAATAGCATTTAAATGAGAGACGAAAATGACAGCGAACCACAGTTTGAAGAAGTTTACATTTGCCACTTTCCTCCCTGTTTCATCTTTCTCCGGCTTCTTCAGCTCATTGACAAGAGTTTGATATTTATCCCGCTCCTCAATGATTGCTGCAAGCTGTGATAGAAAAGCAATATCTTATGAAAGGGCACAGAACATTTACATGCATAGTGGTGTGTCTATATGGAGAGAAGAGAATGACCAGAAGGTgttggaaaataggaaataacaTGTATCACAATAATGTCATGTAACCACAAGATAACTTGCAAACCACCTCCAATAATCTGCATTATGAAGTCTTATCAGATACtgaaaaacaaattgaaagtagATACACCATTCTCGTAGACCTTCATCACAGCCAATTTATGAATATCAGACAGAGCAGGAAAAGGTAAAGCAACAATACAAGCCAAAACTTCAAATGTCAACTTAAGAACGCCAAAAAAGAGAACGTCAGAAAGAGTCTACTTTGCATCTAGGCTTCTGTTTCCAGAATACCACCTGTTACATCAAATTTCATCTTGATATTCTGTTTTCTTATTCCCCTTCACAGTGCTAAGATGAGTATCATAATCAGTCAAGGCAGGTACATATCCTTTACTTTATGATGCTGGATTTCCCAACATTTGGCTATCATGTGCATTCACAAGTCTCGGGCCATGTATAATTTCATTCTGTTTATGCAGAAACATTGTGCAACATACTGGCTCTAGTACCTTAAAGAATGATGTGGAAGGGGCTAAGAGTCAAGTCCAACCAATGTTTGCTTCTTTGGACGAACGGCAATGTGGTGGAAGCTTTTAAATATTGCAAACTTACCAAAAACAGGGATACTCTTGGTAAACAACTTCCTAAATCCCAAGAACCACAAAAAGTCTAGTAGGAGTAGCATAGGTCTTGGCAGATTCGTTACACAGTGGTGAGCCTGAAAAAGAACTGGTACAGATAAAAACGGAAAGAAAAATACTAGACAGTCTACCTCTCTCCCATTTTTCAGCTGACTTAGACAAAGGAATAAAAGAGGTTTTGAAGGAATAGAGATAGGCAAGATTTTGAAGGTTGCAAACTTACTTAGAAGAGGGATACTCTTGGTTAACAACTTCCTACGTCCCAAGAAACCACTACGAATCTAGGAGTAGACTAGGTCCTTTAAGGTTAGTTACCAGTTGCGTGCCGGAAAAGAACTGGTACAAAtagaaacgaaaagaaaaataatagacaATCTACCTCTCTCCTGTTTTTCAGTTGACTTGGAAAGAATAAAAGAGGTTTTGAAGGTATAGAGGCAGGCATTCACCtgataataagataaaaatctaTTATTATGGATCTTGGGCAGCATTTAAGTGCCTTTGCAGCCGCTGAGCTCATATCTTCACCAGGAAATGACTGAAATGTAACAAGTCTAAAATTGCTACTAGCATTTGTACGTACATAGACCTACCCACATTCATAGATAGTGATTATGCATGTGTTAATTTGCCTAAAGTCATCCTTCGCACTTATTATTGTTTTCAAATGCATTATACAGGGCCACGAAAAGGGGAGAACTCACACTCTAGTAAAAGAAATACCCAAATTGAAAAAAGCAACCATCCATTAGAATCTTGTCACACACGATCCCCCCCTTTTCGTAATCTTAAATCAGATGTAAAGGAACAAAAAACTTAAGTCAGTTTCCCAAACCAAGTTTCTTTGTTTCAATGTCCTTATTTTACCAGCCTCTGACTCTACATTTTGTTCAGATCATAATGGTATAGTCATTGCCTTCATAGGTTTCTCGTTAAAATTCTCTTATTCTGAAGTGGCACTTACTTTTGTGCTTTGTGGTTTCAAACTCAATAATTACAATGTACATAAAGGGCAGTACAACTTAAGATGGCTAAGGTCAGCAATGCATACCTGTTATCCATGTCAGTATCATAATAGTATAAATGATAAGCCAGAATGTGTCATGGCATGTTAGTTTCAAGTTAATCGTGTtatgtcaataaaaaaattgctacACATAAAGATGCAATAACTTCAATACTTACTGTTGACTGAAGCCTCTTAATCTCTGCCACAGATTCTTCTGCTTTCTGCCTCGCTAGCGCAGCCTCTGTTTCAACACGTTGCTTACTAAGTGTTGCCTCGTCCAATGCCACCTCCATTTGTTTCAAGCGTGCATTTCCCTCACTGACCTTCATTGTACTCTCAATCACCTCTCTGCAATTACAAGGACGTTGCAAATGTCAGAGAGGGAGATGCTTGATTCAACCCATGAATAATGGCCAAACAAGAAATCAAATCACCTCAATCATAGTTTGCCATAGATAGCCAAATATTAAAGCCCCAGTGGTAGCCTCTATTAAAGAAGATCGATTCACGAAATATTTGCTATTGGTAGAAGCATTTATGAATGTGGCACTAGGGGCATGACAACCATATTAAAGATCATTCACCAGAAGAATGCATAGAGATAGGTTTTGGGTGGACCTACGTAACTTCCTAATCAAAAAGAGATGAATGTGGCACTAGGGGCATGACAACCATATTAAAGATCATTCACCAGAAGAATGCATAGAGATAGGTTTTGGGTGGACCTACGTAACTTCCTAATCAAAGTTCTCTTTTTCTAAGGCTCGCCCTTTCTTATCAATGTCAAGcttctctcttttcatttcatttccataataaataggaaTTTGTCTTAATATCTGGTGCGACATCCGTTTTGCATGGAACTTTTTTTAGATAAACATAGAAACaattaaaatcatatttaattAGAGGGTCagtaattttttatgcagaaaGGGATCATGACCTCACAAGACAAAAAGCACAAGTAGTTGATAGAATAATGATAACATAAGAAGTTGGATTCCAAGTAAAACTTTAGCACGTTTATCTTGCTTAACTTTTTCTCTAATATGAAATCATAATTTCCCCTTTCAATACATGATTACTCTCCTTATTGGTCCTTGCAATTTCTGTGGGACAAAGTCCTCTGTATGGGGAACTATGAGCACAGAGAAAAgcgaaaatcaaaatgaaataaTATATAAACGTAGAAACTATAAGTACTTGTTTGATATTTTATACGGTATTTAGATTGATATAACATGACATTAGCACAAAAGTAAGATTTGACACAGATATGCCATCACCAAAGCGTGATTAATTCATGCACGACACAATTTGATACTTGCTGACCACTTTCTGGCCAAAAGATTATTTTCTATCACTGCGGGTACTTTAATGGTGACACTATTACAACAATCATCAAGACAACTAAGATGATAAAAACATATATTACCATTCTTATGGACACATTCAACTTTATTACAATTTTGATTCCCAATGTTTCCTTTATCCGCACAACACACTGGTGCTGACAAGTAGTACTTTATAAGAATGGTCAAGAGTCCACAATGACAACAAATAGAACCACCACCTTTTTTAACTGAATAAAAAAAGACCTGCCATCATctgttagatttttttaaacatCAATTGCTTCTTATTCATCAAATATTATTCCAAAGATCAATCCATTGCATAAGTGATGCACTCAACCAATTAACAGCAGTATAATCGTGTGAAGTACATGACACAAAGCCCCGAATCCCCATTAAAATTTCTGCTTCGATTTGCGAGTTCTCCAGTCACATGGTTCCGAAGATTGATTGCCACATCACAATAGAACGATCCATGTAAAGGTTGCAACCAGTCACAAAAGCACACTTCCTCTGAGTAGCTGTCACCAGTTAAAAGACTTAGCTAAATGGAATAAGTGCATCTATGACGCCAAGTAGCAGTTAATGGCGAGCAATCTGCATCATGCTCTGCTTCCAGATACCAACAAACAATCAATAGAGGAACAGTAGCTCATGACACAGTGTCATtatgcaaaatagaaaattcattatTATGGACGTGCCAAAAAGTGAACGTAGTTCATCTAGATACTTCTATCAGGCTATGATAATATTGAATTCGGCTGAGATATTCAGAAACATCAAACAAGCAATTCACGTACTTCTGTAAAGCTGCAAACTTAAGAGGGATGTCATCAGGACACGACACACCCGGAATGTCCTTGATTGTTAACTTCCAGGAACATAGCTCTTCCTCCACCTTCTTCATATCATGCAGAAGATCCTGCAATTGAGATGTGTCTAATTCTGCCCTTTCACGGCGGCGCCTTTCTTCCAACAACTTTTCCTTTATTAACTCAACGTGCTCATGAGATGATTTCAGTTTTCTTGCTTCCCGCACTTCAGACTCCTGGTGAAAGACGGAAGTATGTAAATTAGTTAACCTCAGACAATAACTGTTTCAGGGAAATGGAACTATATCTCAATTGAATGGCAATAAGCAGGAGAAAATGTTGGAATCCCTCATCTACAGGAGAATGGTTTTGGTGGGCCGATGGGATTCTTTTTTGACTGAAATTCTTCTCCCATTAGATCTTTCTTTCTAGAAACAATGGAAAAATGCATTTTCTGGCCCAACTCTCTTGCACTCcactttctttctctcattATCACACCCCTCCAGACgtataattaaattattttacaTCACCATTTCAGGTTTAATGTATTTGACTACACGACAATATAATAAATCCTAAACAATTTTTCCACTTACTAGATTTTTCAACAGTTAGATTTctccatttccatttctttgtgGTTTCCTCTTATTCAAACGTGAGAAGACAATATCGCTTTCTTCCTCTCCCTTttattccaatttcaattcctaTTGTACCTTTCATTTCACTTTTTCCCCAGACATAGCATGTGTGATCATTATGCAGCTTTCTTGGCCAATTCACAGTAGTTGCAACTATACATGTTCGACAACCATCAAAAGGTCTAGGAATATGTAACACAGTTGCCACAACAACAATATCAGCAGATTCACATCACCATTAGTTAAATAAGCATTAGCATAAAGTAAAATTTTAGTCCTCTAAGTTTATTGTTTGTACAGTTTGATCctctaacttttactttgttcaatcaagtcgtctaacTCTCTTGATTGCGCGATTTGTTCCTCTACGCCTTAATTTGATCAATCAATTCCCCTAACTTTCTCCATTCATGCAATCAAGTACTTTTTTTACTTGTTGTGACTAATACAGGCAAATTagcgtttctttttctttttcttcaagtTTGACGTTTGCTCATTATAAATTGCATGCCTCTTTTTTCCACATCAGTAATATCATTAATTAATTTGCACTTTTGGTGAGAGTGGTTGACAAAATATTGATTGCGCAACTCGAGACAGTTAAGGGACTTGACTGGACAAAATAAAACTAGAGGACCAAATCGCACAAACATTGGCATTTAGAGGACAAAAGCTGTACTAGGCCCGAAGCATTATTATCAGGAACCTTGTCATGTTTACCAGGCCAAAACTTATTCTGAACCCACATTACATGTATTGACATTGGAGTCCAACTGATTATGTTGTTCCATCTTACCACTACAAAATACTCATTCTTCCCCTTTCTCTCTAGGATATTCGCAGCTCATAACGTCCACATGGCACCATTTGATAGGTTGGCATTAAGGATGGATCTTTTTAATAGAGTTCCGAGGCTTCGCACCATGATAAAGCTCATTCACCGTGACAGCtattctaatcaaccttccccTAAACAAACAATGAGATTCACCAACAGCCAAGGAAACTGATGTATAAAACTAAAGGACGACAGCCTTCAAAATACACAGCAGCATGTCTGAATGCACAATGACAAGGCAAGAATTTTGAAGTTAACTAGTCATCGCTTAGATCGACGGCGAATTTTTACACAATAAACACACAGCAGCCACTTCTCGCATGAGATGATCTGTTATGAGAAGCGTTGTCCTTAGTACCTAAATATAGGTTAAACAACGTAAAAGTCCAGAAGCAAATACTAGCAGAACAACTTACACAATTTCTTAGCTCTTCTTGTAGATGTTTTACCAAAATTGTGGTCTCATTTGAACTTGATTCCTGAAAGGTGACAGAGGATAACTTTTTCTCCGCCTCACTTTTCTGGTGCAAGCACTGGTAAGAACATAAGCCTTCAGCAgggtaaaatttaatgattcCATTGTAAAAAATAACAATCCTCAATCGCATAGTCACAAAAGTTCTTGTGCAAAGATTAGATTGGAAAACCATGAAAAGCCACTTCCAGATATTcgaacaacaaaaagaagaaagaagcaatgaatgaatgaacgaaCGAATGAAAAACTAGATAATAGAAATGCCAAAATAGAGGACGTGTCTTGACATTACCTAACATGATCGATATGTTAATAgaattacagagagagagagagagagagagagagagaggtctctACCTCATTGAGTTGCTTCCTAAGCTCTTCTAGCTGCTCTTTCAGCAAGTTTGATTGTTTCTCTGCATTAACAGCTCTGCACTCCATTTTTTCAAGCTAAAGGCACAAGTTCTCAACAAAATTACAAAGATGTTTATATACAAGAGACCGAAACCAATTAAGTAATTTAGATTCTCACATCTGCACTTATTCTGGAAATAGAAAGTTTTGATTCCCTTTGCACTTGCAGAAGCTCATTGCAGAGACTCTTATTCTCCCTTTCAGTACCTTCAGCGAGACGACTTAACTTTCCCTCCGAAAGACTTGTTTTGTCTTTAGCAGAAGCAGCTAACAACTCGGCGTTCTTTCGAaggttcatttcattttgcatcTTTAACTGTacaacaaaaacatcaaaacgAATTGAGTTGATCATGAAGCAATACTCAGTTAAGATGCCAACTTATTTGTACtccagaaaaatcaaaatgcccGACCATTTAAAGTACTCAGACAGAGCATGGGCATCATTCCCTGCCACTTAACTAATGTGAATCTATGCAGTTGTGGATCTTTGCTTCTTCCAAGAATCAACAAGGACATTAcaagaacacaaaaagaaagaacagtaTTTTTGGCTGGGTCTCGAATCATAGCACTTAATCTTCATAGAAGCATCTTTGAAAAAGTTCCTAGAGTAGTTGCCATATTAAGTTCTTAGTGAGTAGGAGTCAAAATGTCAAGGAGAATTACCTTTTGACATAAAATCTACTTATATGTACACAGATCAGCATCTTTTAGGGGTCTGTCAAATGATTATTCCATTCCCTTGACAAGAGGCGAGTCTTAAATATGGGGCAAAAACTCAGGCATCCAAGACATGTAAGAATGTGGAGTGCCGAGTCTTCATTTCCGCCAGTGGAGTCTTGGACTTATGCCCCTTCACACTGACCTCTACTAAAATCAGCCAGACATACAAGTTCACTGATGATGGCATAGTACCCACACATTCATTCCAAGAAAAATTTCCACTAGGCTGCTCTAATTCCAATAAAAAAGTAGCTTGCTGGAGTAAGGAAAAATTTGGCCTCGACCAAACCAAATACCAGGCATTCGTCAACATTAGATGGTATAGCAGGAGTAGATAATCTGTTGCATTGCTAAAACTTTTAAGAAAGCGGCATCATGAAACCATCACAAATCCCCATTGATGAGTGTTGCATCCTAAACAGCAGTTTACAAACTACATACACAAAGAAAGACACTAGAGTAGGAAATTCAGCCAAAGAGCTTAGAATCAATTTAGTAAGATGTAGCTCCACACTAGCAGTGAATTTTAAGACATGCACATATTTAAGCTGTCCTAGTCCAACATAAGACAAGCCTCAAAGCAAATTGCCTAGTCAAATACTAAGAAGacatatcatgcatatcacAAAGGCAAAGAGATTCACCTCCATTTCACTGTGCGATTGAATCTGCTTTTTCAGTCGTTCCTGGGAATCACGGACTTCCTTAAAAAGTTGCTCCTGCAGTGCCTGCTCACGTCCTCTGGCAGCTGCGAGTTCTTGTTCAGCATACAACAACCGTTCCCTCAATTTCTTTCTCTCGGAATCTGTCAGAATTCAGGATAGAAGATAACACAGCATAAGACATATCATCCTCATAAAGCGTAAGtaaaaatcacaatttcaagTAGCTGTAGGATTTGCCAATAGTTACAGCAATAACTCAAGCTAACTACATGTGAGAATCCCAATACACTGAAACACTAGTACATAGGTAACCACTAGAGAAAAGGCGGGCATCAGTAGATTCAAAGTGTGGACCGATTGTATCATCTCACCGGGTGTCAAAGACCGTAGAGAAGTTTCCAAAATAAAACGCAGCTTAAAAGagaatttgggcaaatttgcTTCACGCGGGTGATAAGTGGCGCATGGTGATCA
It encodes the following:
- the LOC115747286 gene encoding mitotic spindle checkpoint protein MAD1, coding for MILRTPPPSKKQRLENRAADASPPVGSGRQLVIYEEPPDVDPDHPSSSSDHLLCTYQCRQMVKSEFFDALSNAEKQARDYQSQFQALNDDFLKADSERKKLRERLLYAEQELAAARGREQALQEQLFKEVRDSQERLKKQIQSHSEMELKMQNEMNLRKNAELLAASAKDKTSLSEGKLSRLAEGTERENKSLCNELLQVQRESKLSISRISADLEKMECRAVNAEKQSNLLKEQLEELRKQLNECLHQKSEAEKKLSSVTFQESSSNETTILVKHLQEELRNCESEVREARKLKSSHEHVELIKEKLLEERRRRERAELDTSQLQDLLHDMKKVEEELCSWKLTIKDIPGVSCPDDIPLKFAALQKEVIESTMKVSEGNARLKQMEVALDEATLSKQRVETEAALARQKAEESVAEIKRLQSTLAAIIEERDKYQTLVNELKKPEKDETGRKVANELQLSLAKKECCIKEMESNLNEQKEANNQQKEEIKLLNERLNNEARRIKSLERENDRLRSEISLLESKLGHGDFSATSTKVLRMVNTLAVDNEAKQTIQALQMELQKTKDRLQAVEELNNQPGNAAKSVDCQISEKITQLKEQIATLEKREERYKTVFADRISVFRRACCELFGYKIVMDEHQRSNGIPVTRFTLLSIYAQNDEEKLEFEYESGNVTILANDFSAHSEISRQIGIFIHKLNSIPAFTANLTVESFNRRTLS